A part of Candidatus Zixiibacteriota bacterium genomic DNA contains:
- a CDS encoding LapA family protein has product MKIRTLLMVIVLFAIAAFVALNWSAITMSTTISLGVATIQAPLGFLMLALLVLFTVLFLVFVIYSKTSGFFKERHHSREMQATQELADNAETSRFTELRKLLNSELKKQADLYSETTATVLAKLEQLDSDLRSAIKA; this is encoded by the coding sequence ATGAAAATTCGCACTTTATTGATGGTAATTGTCTTATTTGCAATTGCCGCTTTTGTAGCACTCAACTGGAGCGCAATCACAATGTCGACAACTATTTCACTGGGGGTTGCCACTATTCAGGCGCCTCTCGGGTTCCTGATGCTGGCATTGCTGGTCCTGTTCACGGTATTGTTCCTCGTGTTCGTTATCTATTCAAAGACATCTGGATTCTTCAAGGAACGTCATCATTCGCGGGAGATGCAGGCGACTCAAGAACTTGCTGACAATGCCGAAACTTCGCGCTTCACGGAATTACGAAAACTTCTGAACTCAGAGCTCAAGAAACAGGCAGACCTTTACTCTGAAACAACAGCGACAGTGCTGGCCAAGCTGGAGCAGCTTGACAGCGATCTCCGATCTGCAATTAAGGCATAG
- a CDS encoding coiled coil domain-containing protein: MNQKEAYEQKLQTQLDEFSAEIDRLKTRADKAEEPWHHKQIEVLQEKHKMAKEKLNELKESSDDAWEDMKEGISSAWDSVSVALKSAAKRF; this comes from the coding sequence ATGAACCAAAAAGAAGCATATGAACAGAAACTGCAGACACAGCTTGACGAATTTAGCGCAGAGATCGACAGACTGAAAACAAGAGCAGACAAAGCCGAAGAACCCTGGCATCACAAACAGATCGAAGTGTTGCAGGAGAAGCACAAAATGGCAAAAGAAAAACTAAATGAGCTCAAGGAATCCAGCGATGATGCCTGGGAAGATATGAAGGAAGGCATTTCTTCTGCATGGGATTCAGTAAGTGTGGCCCTTAAATCGGCCGCGAAAAGGTTTTAG
- a CDS encoding OmpA family protein encodes MNKIMVIMTVLAILMISSAFAGDEKVKALMFHEADSIIAVSNEVQADLLAPKSTKKAMELYSEASSDYDKGKDIKGIKEKLKESMKYFGRSIDAVDMANVTFKNVLTLRTNALSSESQKNAGELWQKAEKKFKEAAIKLEEGDVNDAQKKAAEAGDIYRQAELVAIKTNYLDNTRSLLTKAEDSDVKDKAPVTLKKAKDLMSRAETSLNKDRYDTDEPRGLALGAQYEAKHALYLNKTIRQIEKDDKKLEDLYLSFEDYLRQIALNLDLSVEFDEGFANPTNLIIAQTKSLQDSALIIEQTLADRDMDMLTMTARITELEDQLGDAGKERTTLTDQLEQRSKIRDMFLDIERRFQPEQAIVLRHGDDILIRLVGLNFASGKSEIEPKNFALLTIVRDAINIFPDYALHIQGYTDSYGGDITNLELSQNRADAIRDYLLANMTSVNSGDIDAVGYGETLPIANNETPEGRAKNRRVDLVIEPIF; translated from the coding sequence ATGAATAAAATAATGGTAATAATGACAGTCCTGGCTATTCTTATGATCAGCTCGGCATTTGCCGGCGATGAGAAAGTCAAGGCTCTCATGTTTCATGAAGCTGATAGTATAATTGCAGTTTCAAATGAAGTTCAAGCCGATCTTTTAGCGCCCAAAAGTACTAAGAAAGCTATGGAGCTGTATTCTGAAGCTTCATCCGATTACGACAAAGGTAAAGATATTAAAGGTATCAAGGAGAAGCTCAAAGAATCGATGAAATACTTTGGAAGATCAATAGATGCCGTTGATATGGCCAATGTAACTTTCAAGAATGTTCTAACTTTGCGGACAAATGCGCTAAGTTCTGAATCGCAGAAAAACGCCGGTGAATTATGGCAAAAAGCAGAAAAGAAATTCAAGGAAGCCGCAATTAAGTTGGAAGAAGGAGATGTCAACGACGCACAAAAAAAGGCTGCCGAGGCAGGTGACATTTATCGCCAGGCGGAGCTTGTGGCCATTAAAACCAACTATCTGGACAACACACGCAGTCTGCTAACGAAGGCTGAAGACAGCGATGTTAAAGATAAGGCTCCCGTGACTTTGAAAAAGGCAAAGGATTTAATGTCGCGGGCCGAAACCAGCTTGAACAAAGACCGCTATGATACCGATGAACCCAGAGGTCTGGCTTTGGGGGCACAGTACGAGGCAAAGCACGCTCTCTATTTGAATAAAACGATTAGACAAATAGAAAAGGACGACAAGAAACTTGAGGATTTATATTTGTCTTTTGAAGATTATTTAAGACAGATAGCACTCAACTTGGATCTATCCGTTGAGTTTGACGAAGGCTTTGCAAATCCGACAAATCTGATTATCGCGCAAACCAAATCTCTGCAAGACAGCGCGCTTATTATCGAGCAAACTCTGGCCGATCGGGATATGGATATGCTGACAATGACTGCCAGGATCACCGAGCTGGAAGATCAGTTGGGAGACGCGGGCAAAGAAAGGACCACCTTGACCGACCAGCTTGAGCAGCGATCAAAGATACGGGATATGTTTCTCGATATCGAAAGACGTTTTCAGCCGGAACAGGCAATCGTTCTCCGGCATGGTGACGATATCCTGATTCGACTGGTAGGATTGAACTTTGCTTCAGGGAAATCCGAGATTGAACCAAAGAACTTCGCCCTGTTGACTATCGTAAGAGATGCGATCAACATATTTCCTGATTACGCCCTACATATTCAGGGTTACACTGATTCCTATGGCGGTGATATCACAAATCTTGAATTGTCGCAAAACCGGGCCGACGCGATCCGCGACTATCTGCTCGCCAATATGACGAGTGTCAATTCAGGCGATATCGATGCCGTTGGCTATGGCGAGACTTTGCCTATTGCCAACAATGAGACGCCCGAAGGACGTGCAAAGAACCGACGAGTTGATTTGGTAATCGAACCCATATTTTAG
- a CDS encoding lmo0937 family membrane protein, with the protein MLWTIAMIMLILWALGLLTGYTLGGLVHVLIVIAIIAVIFRLISGRRAI; encoded by the coding sequence ATGCTTTGGACAATTGCCATGATAATGTTGATCCTATGGGCTCTTGGCCTGTTAACAGGCTATACGCTGGGTGGTCTTGTTCACGTTCTGATAGTCATTGCCATTATTGCAGTAATTTTCAGATTAATTTCCGGCCGACGGGCAATATAA
- a CDS encoding DUF4382 domain-containing protein: protein MIIKKLFRNLFLICLILIAGCSNSPTSPSGQGQIRLILVDSPAGFDQVNIVVKKVEVHGANSDVSSGWMTVNDTIAVYDLLTLTNGVNSILGDKMLPAGKYTQIRLSIGSGSNVVIDGVTYALDISSATGLKLNHNFDIEEGKLYLLTLDFDAARSIKPTNNGQYRLHPVIRVVANVVSGSISGIISPASIRSMITTTVNAVDTVSTVSDAANGSFKLVALPEGTYDVTIAPLDTAYPDTIITGVQVVAQEDNNIGIVILSVTP from the coding sequence ATGATCATAAAGAAATTATTCCGGAACCTGTTTCTGATTTGCCTCATCTTGATAGCGGGTTGCTCAAATTCACCTACATCACCTTCAGGGCAGGGACAGATTAGGCTAATATTAGTTGATTCCCCCGCTGGTTTTGATCAAGTAAATATTGTCGTGAAAAAAGTTGAGGTCCATGGCGCCAACTCAGATGTGTCATCCGGCTGGATGACAGTGAACGACACAATTGCCGTTTATGACCTGTTGACATTAACCAATGGCGTTAATAGTATCCTTGGCGATAAAATGCTGCCGGCCGGAAAATACACACAGATTCGACTCAGCATAGGATCGGGAAGCAATGTCGTTATCGACGGCGTGACATATGCACTGGATATATCCAGCGCCACCGGTCTTAAGCTGAACCATAACTTCGATATTGAGGAGGGTAAACTTTATTTGCTGACTCTTGATTTCGATGCTGCCAGGTCAATTAAACCGACAAACAACGGTCAGTATAGGCTTCATCCGGTGATAAGGGTTGTGGCCAATGTCGTCTCAGGAAGTATTTCCGGAATCATCAGTCCCGCCTCGATTCGCAGTATGATTACTACGACGGTTAATGCTGTTGATACCGTTTCAACGGTGAGCGATGCGGCCAATGGATCGTTCAAACTTGTTGCCCTTCCGGAAGGAACCTATGATGTCACAATTGCGCCTCTTGATACGGCCTATCCCGACACGATAATTACAGGTGTGCAAGTTGTGGCACAGGAGGATAATAATATAGGGATTGTCATATTATCCGTAACGCCTTAG